The Kitasatospora paranensis genome has a window encoding:
- a CDS encoding VOC family protein has product MIGKLQCVVLDCHYPAGLAHFYAALLGGEVDRPDPRWSLDDEWSTVHLPGGEVLAFQRVEDYRPPMWPDPAHPQQLHLDVEVADLDEAERRAVELGAVPQTGDRGWRVCTDPAGHPFCLVLARQA; this is encoded by the coding sequence GTGATCGGAAAGCTGCAGTGCGTGGTGCTCGACTGCCACTACCCCGCTGGTCTGGCGCACTTCTACGCCGCCCTGCTCGGCGGCGAGGTCGACCGTCCCGACCCGCGCTGGTCGCTGGACGACGAGTGGTCGACGGTGCACCTGCCCGGCGGGGAGGTGCTCGCCTTCCAGCGCGTCGAGGACTACCGGCCGCCGATGTGGCCGGACCCGGCGCACCCGCAGCAGCTGCATCTCGACGTCGAGGTGGCGGACCTCGACGAGGCCGAGCGGCGGGCGGTCGAACTGGGCGCCGTCCCGCAGACCGGCGACCGCGGCTGGCGGGTCTGCACCGATCCGGCGGGGCACCCCTTCTGCCTGGTGCTCGCCCGCCAGGCCTAG
- a CDS encoding GntR family transcriptional regulator: MTSENTARPGVRRLRADRARQVADVLRQQVLGGTYKDGALPHEEQLAQEFGESRNTVRQALDLLRTEGLVRRVPGSGTLVVADKVPHGLNRLQGLAETLHEHGEVVNEVRAFGPVRAPGPVARRLGLPDGADVVYVERLRRLNGLPLSLDLTYLAPDVGAALDAADLAHTDVFRLIEEVTGQPLGAADITLEAVNADAHSATVLEVPRGAALLMLERLTALADGRPVDLEYVRFRGDRLTMQGRLLRDLP; the protein is encoded by the coding sequence ATGACCAGCGAGAACACCGCCCGCCCCGGCGTCCGGCGGCTGCGCGCCGACCGGGCCCGGCAGGTCGCGGACGTGCTGCGGCAGCAGGTGCTCGGCGGTACGTACAAGGACGGCGCGCTGCCGCACGAGGAGCAGCTGGCCCAGGAGTTCGGGGAGTCCCGGAACACCGTCCGGCAGGCCCTGGACCTGCTGCGCACCGAGGGCCTGGTGCGCCGGGTGCCCGGCTCGGGGACGCTGGTGGTCGCCGACAAGGTGCCGCACGGCCTGAACCGGCTGCAGGGCCTCGCCGAGACCCTGCACGAGCACGGCGAGGTGGTCAACGAGGTCCGCGCCTTCGGGCCCGTCCGCGCGCCCGGCCCGGTGGCCCGGCGCCTGGGCCTGCCGGATGGCGCGGACGTGGTGTACGTGGAGCGGCTGCGCCGCCTCAACGGGCTGCCGCTCTCCCTCGACCTGACCTATCTGGCGCCGGACGTCGGCGCCGCGCTGGACGCCGCCGACCTCGCGCACACCGATGTGTTCCGGCTGATCGAGGAGGTCACCGGGCAGCCGCTCGGGGCGGCCGACATCACCCTGGAGGCGGTCAACGCCGACGCGCACTCCGCCACCGTCCTGGAAGTCCCGCGCGGCGCCGCCCTGCTGATGCTGGAGCGGCTGACCGCGCTGGCCGACGGCCGGCCCGTCGACCTCGAATACGTCCGCTTCCGCGGCGACCGGCTCACCATGCAGGGCCGGCTGCTGCGCGACCTCCCCTAG
- a CDS encoding ferredoxin family protein has translation MALADHRTDVPVTIDASLCIDGCTLCVEMCPLDSLAIDPDTDKAYMHVDECWYCGPCAARCPTGAVTVNMPYLLR, from the coding sequence ATGGCGCTCGCCGACCACCGCACCGACGTCCCCGTGACCATCGACGCCTCGCTCTGCATCGACGGCTGCACGCTCTGCGTCGAGATGTGCCCGCTGGACTCGCTGGCCATCGACCCGGACACCGACAAGGCCTACATGCACGTCGACGAGTGCTGGTACTGCGGCCCGTGCGCCGCCCGCTGCCCCACCGGCGCGGTCACCGTCAACATGCCCTACCTGCTGCGCTGA
- a CDS encoding ABC transporter substrate-binding protein, with product MPRRPAARPLRPLLAAVLLAAATAGCSSAAASDATVQVVVGYQSKTINTVTAGTLLRAQGYFEQQLAAQGRKDGTTYKVVWQDYDSGAPITAQMLADKIDIGSMGDYPLLINGSRAQEAGGDGTRLVSVTGYNLLGALNGVVVPNASPAHTLADLKGKRVSTSVGSAADGTLVQALRRAGVPDDGIRKQNQQPAVGASALKAGSVDALAQFVAWPGAVVFAGDGHLLYDGAALGRPTLHGVVIRQRFGSRHPAVVQAFLRAQEDATRYLDEHPLDASRKVADATGLPPEVVHLYNGPNGIATFNLALRPELVEAFRQDVPFLKSVGVLKALDVEKFVDPSYLRTAALPDVPPARITGTDETCGRPADDPKQAGEIWYQGEDSTHPAADPGCLLRAVRAARTAGKKLRAAYVPDAATGTRWFADKDHWVRDGSALLPFTTEDGARGYLAAHPGATALTWDEALAAA from the coding sequence ATGCCCCGCCGCCCCGCCGCCCGCCCGCTGAGACCACTGCTCGCCGCCGTGCTGCTGGCCGCCGCCACCGCCGGCTGCTCCTCGGCCGCGGCCTCCGACGCCACCGTCCAGGTGGTGGTCGGCTACCAGTCCAAGACCATCAACACCGTCACCGCCGGCACCCTGCTGCGCGCCCAGGGGTACTTCGAGCAGCAGCTCGCCGCCCAGGGGCGCAAGGACGGCACCACGTACAAGGTGGTCTGGCAGGACTACGACTCCGGGGCGCCGATCACCGCCCAGATGCTCGCCGACAAGATCGACATCGGGTCGATGGGCGACTATCCGCTGCTGATCAACGGGTCGCGGGCCCAGGAGGCCGGCGGCGACGGCACCCGGCTCGTCTCGGTCACCGGGTACAACCTGCTCGGCGCGCTGAACGGCGTGGTCGTCCCGAACGCCTCGCCCGCGCACACCCTGGCCGACCTGAAGGGCAAGCGGGTGTCCACCTCGGTCGGTTCCGCCGCCGACGGCACCCTCGTCCAGGCGCTGCGCAGGGCCGGGGTGCCCGACGACGGCATCCGCAAGCAGAACCAGCAGCCCGCGGTCGGCGCCTCCGCGCTCAAGGCGGGCAGCGTGGACGCGCTCGCCCAGTTCGTGGCCTGGCCGGGCGCGGTGGTCTTCGCCGGGGACGGCCACCTGCTGTACGACGGCGCCGCGCTCGGCCGGCCCACCCTGCACGGCGTGGTGATCCGGCAGAGGTTCGGCAGCCGGCACCCCGCGGTGGTGCAGGCCTTCCTGCGCGCCCAGGAGGACGCCACCCGCTACCTCGACGAGCACCCGCTGGACGCCAGCCGCAAGGTCGCCGATGCCACCGGCCTGCCGCCGGAGGTCGTCCACCTCTACAACGGCCCGAACGGCATCGCTACCTTCAACCTCGCGCTGCGGCCCGAACTGGTGGAGGCGTTCCGCCAGGACGTGCCCTTCCTGAAGTCCGTCGGCGTGCTCAAGGCCCTGGACGTCGAGAAGTTCGTCGACCCGTCGTACCTGCGGACGGCCGCCCTGCCGGACGTCCCGCCCGCGCGGATCACCGGCACCGACGAGACCTGCGGCCGGCCGGCCGACGACCCGAAGCAGGCCGGCGAGATCTGGTACCAGGGCGAGGACAGCACCCACCCGGCCGCCGACCCGGGCTGCCTGCTGCGCGCCGTACGGGCCGCCCGCACGGCCGGGAAGAAGCTCCGCGCCGCGTACGTCCCGGACGCCGCCACCGGCACCCGCTGGTTCGCCGACAAGGACCACTGGGTCCGCGACGGCAGCGCCCTGCTCCCCTTCACCACCGAGGACGGCGCCCGCGGCTACCTCGCCGCCCACCCCGGGGCGACCGCCCTGACCTGGGACGAAGCCCTGGCGGCGGCATGA
- a CDS encoding ABC transporter permease, whose product MSTAVRPAPAPPRAAGPTTPRRPGRAGRRAVRALALAAFVGLWQLLTAQQVRLWVRFDHLPTAVQVWHAFGQQLGTGAYWQDLAESLRRIGLGFLLAAVLGVAVGVLTARSRSAADLLGPVLELIRPIPAIALVPVAIMLFPENEQGIVFITCTAAFFPVTVSTRHAVRAVPPRWEEAVRTMGGGRLRVLRSVVLPAALPGVVGGLSVGIGVSWICVISAEMVSGQYGVGYRTWQAYTVLDYPGVFVGMATIGLLGRLTSGAVELVGRRLTAWLPPRAADGPEDGR is encoded by the coding sequence ATGAGTACCGCCGTCCGGCCGGCCCCGGCGCCACCGCGCGCGGCCGGGCCCACCACGCCTCGGCGCCCCGGCCGGGCCGGCCGACGGGCCGTCCGCGCCCTCGCCCTGGCCGCCTTCGTCGGGCTCTGGCAGCTGCTGACGGCGCAGCAGGTCCGACTGTGGGTGCGCTTCGACCACCTGCCGACGGCCGTGCAGGTGTGGCACGCCTTCGGGCAGCAACTGGGCACCGGCGCGTACTGGCAGGACCTGGCGGAGAGCCTGCGGCGGATCGGCCTCGGCTTCCTGCTGGCCGCCGTCCTGGGGGTGGCCGTGGGGGTGCTGACCGCCCGGTCGCGGTCGGCCGCCGACCTGCTCGGGCCGGTGCTGGAGCTGATCCGGCCGATCCCGGCGATCGCCCTCGTCCCGGTCGCGATCATGCTCTTCCCCGAGAACGAGCAGGGCATCGTCTTCATCACCTGCACCGCCGCGTTCTTCCCGGTCACGGTCTCCACCCGGCACGCCGTGCGGGCGGTGCCGCCGCGCTGGGAGGAGGCGGTGCGCACGATGGGCGGCGGCCGCCTGCGGGTGCTGCGCAGCGTGGTGCTGCCGGCCGCCCTGCCGGGTGTCGTCGGCGGGCTGTCGGTGGGCATCGGGGTGTCCTGGATCTGCGTGATCTCCGCCGAGATGGTCTCCGGCCAGTACGGGGTCGGCTACCGCACCTGGCAGGCGTACACGGTGCTCGACTACCCGGGGGTGTTCGTCGGCATGGCCACCATCGGCCTGCTGGGCCGGCTCACCTCCGGGGCCGTCGAGCTGGTCGGGCGCCGGCTGACCGCATGGCTGCCGCCGCGTGCGGCCGACGGACCGGAGGACGGGCGATGA
- a CDS encoding ABC transporter ATP-binding protein, with product MSLRLTARGLSLGHPGHPVLDGVDLDVSPGEVLTVVGASGGGKSTLLRALAGLLRPTGGELLAGGEPLRGPGAERALVFQDDGLLPWRSVRRNVELPLAVRRVPRAERRAPAAEWIRRVGLDGLAERLPRELSGGQRQRVQLARALVGAPRAVLMDEPFGALDAQTRGAMQQLLLTVWEQQRCTVVFVTHDVDEALLLGDRVAVLGGGTLAAVHEVPHARDAARRDDPAVLRLREAVLGGL from the coding sequence ATGAGCCTGCGACTGACCGCCCGGGGGCTGAGCCTCGGCCACCCCGGGCACCCGGTGCTGGACGGGGTCGACCTGGACGTCTCCCCCGGCGAGGTGCTGACCGTGGTCGGCGCCTCCGGCGGCGGCAAGTCCACCCTGCTGCGGGCCCTCGCCGGGCTACTGCGGCCCACCGGGGGTGAGCTGCTCGCGGGCGGCGAGCCGCTGCGCGGCCCCGGCGCCGAGCGGGCGCTGGTGTTCCAGGACGACGGCCTGCTGCCCTGGCGCAGCGTCCGCCGCAACGTCGAACTGCCGCTGGCCGTCCGCCGGGTACCGCGGGCCGAACGGCGGGCCCCGGCCGCCGAGTGGATCCGCCGGGTGGGCCTGGACGGTCTCGCGGAGCGGCTGCCGCGGGAGCTGTCGGGCGGTCAGCGCCAGCGGGTCCAGCTGGCCCGCGCGCTGGTGGGCGCGCCGCGGGCGGTGCTGATGGACGAGCCCTTCGGCGCGCTGGACGCGCAGACCCGGGGCGCGATGCAGCAGTTGCTGCTGACGGTGTGGGAGCAGCAGCGCTGCACCGTGGTGTTCGTCACCCACGACGTCGACGAGGCGCTGCTGCTCGGCGACCGGGTCGCCGTCCTCGGCGGCGGCACCCTGGCCGCCGTCCACGAGGTGCCGCACGCCCGGGACGCCGCCCGGCGCGACGACCCGGCAGTGCTGCGCCTGCGCGAGGCCGTCCTCGGCGGCCTGTAG
- a CDS encoding fumarate reductase/succinate dehydrogenase flavoprotein subunit, giving the protein MEIPDLADARRLECDVLVIGGGTAGTMAAITAAEAGADVLLLEKAHVRHSGALAMGMDGVNNAVIPGRAEPDDYVAEITRANDGIVDQRTVRQTAVRGFAMVQRLERYGVKFEKDEHGEYQVRQVHRSGSYVLPMPEGKDVKKVLYRVLRERRMRERITIENRVMPVRVLTADGRAVGAAGFDTRSGEFVTVRAGAVVLATGPCGRLGLPASGYLYGTYENPTNAGDGYAMAYHAGAELTGIECFQINPLIKDYNGPACAYVANPFGGYQVNRHGERFVDSDYWSGQMMAEFAAELGSDRGPVYLRTTHLPEETVQALETILHTTERPSRGTFHAGRGHDYRTHDVEMHISEIGLCGGHSASGVRVDENAATTVPGLYAAGDLASVPHNYMIGAFVFGDLAGSHAVAHLPTERAELPDDQVKAAHELVYRPLRNPDGPPQPQVEYKLRRFVNDYVAPPKTGARLSVALEHFERMRGEIAAMGARTPHELMRAVEVDFIRDCAEMAARSSLAREESRWGLYHDRVDHPGRDDRRWFRHLDLRRTADGAMEFLTRPVAPYLVPVEGLEPPAGESVLIGEVHPIPVGRAGTGVVAAPAQAPAAATASASASPRVLDLLRLAEAQPSLEALAPYLHDAAADVRRTAVAVLTESAPAGTGPALTVALGDPDERVRAAAVAGLRELVEVLDGGLGTALAAHAGSADPVVRAGVLDLSRALRTGGPELYAAALADPAVPVRLQAVRGLVALDDAAALAAAAGDGAREVRVAVGEGLGTVGDGAAEPVLLVLAADPDPLVRAAAYQGAAGIGCPPALAALAAVPDEAWQVRKAAATALGAAAAVGPLTALLGDTDADVRKSAVRALAAHTGDPVAGAALRERLADSDADVRAYARLALRAAG; this is encoded by the coding sequence ATGGAGATCCCCGACCTCGCCGACGCCCGTCGGCTGGAGTGCGACGTGCTGGTGATCGGCGGCGGTACCGCCGGCACGATGGCCGCGATCACCGCCGCCGAGGCCGGCGCCGACGTGCTGCTGCTGGAGAAGGCCCACGTGCGGCACTCCGGGGCGCTGGCCATGGGCATGGACGGCGTGAACAACGCCGTCATCCCGGGCCGGGCCGAACCGGACGACTACGTCGCCGAGATCACCCGCGCCAACGACGGCATCGTCGACCAGCGCACCGTCCGGCAGACCGCCGTCCGCGGCTTCGCCATGGTGCAGCGGCTGGAGCGGTACGGCGTGAAGTTCGAGAAGGACGAGCACGGCGAGTACCAGGTGCGGCAGGTCCACCGCTCCGGCAGCTACGTGCTGCCGATGCCGGAGGGCAAGGACGTCAAGAAGGTGCTGTACCGGGTGCTGCGGGAGCGCCGGATGCGCGAGCGGATCACGATCGAGAACCGGGTCATGCCGGTGCGGGTGCTCACCGCGGACGGCCGGGCCGTGGGCGCGGCCGGCTTCGACACCCGCAGCGGGGAGTTCGTCACCGTCCGGGCGGGCGCGGTGGTGCTGGCCACCGGCCCGTGCGGCCGGCTCGGCCTGCCCGCCAGCGGCTACCTGTACGGCACCTACGAGAACCCGACCAACGCGGGCGACGGCTACGCGATGGCGTACCACGCCGGTGCCGAGCTGACCGGCATCGAGTGCTTCCAGATCAACCCGCTGATCAAGGACTACAACGGCCCGGCGTGCGCGTACGTCGCCAACCCGTTCGGCGGCTACCAGGTGAACCGGCACGGCGAGCGGTTCGTCGACTCCGACTACTGGTCCGGGCAGATGATGGCCGAGTTCGCGGCCGAGCTGGGCTCCGACCGCGGGCCGGTCTACCTGCGGACCACGCACCTGCCGGAGGAGACCGTGCAGGCGCTGGAGACGATCCTGCACACCACCGAGCGGCCCAGCCGCGGCACCTTCCACGCCGGCCGCGGCCACGACTACCGCACCCACGACGTGGAGATGCACATCTCCGAGATCGGCCTGTGCGGCGGGCACTCGGCGAGCGGGGTGCGGGTGGACGAGAACGCCGCCACCACCGTGCCGGGCCTGTACGCGGCCGGCGACCTGGCGTCGGTGCCGCACAACTACATGATCGGCGCGTTCGTCTTCGGCGACCTGGCCGGCAGCCACGCCGTCGCCCATCTGCCCACCGAACGCGCCGAGCTGCCGGACGACCAGGTGAAGGCCGCGCACGAGCTGGTCTACCGGCCGCTGCGCAACCCGGACGGCCCGCCGCAGCCGCAGGTCGAGTACAAGCTGCGCCGGTTCGTCAACGACTACGTGGCGCCGCCGAAGACGGGGGCCCGGCTGTCGGTGGCCCTGGAGCACTTCGAGCGGATGCGCGGCGAGATCGCCGCGATGGGCGCCCGCACCCCGCACGAGCTGATGCGGGCCGTCGAGGTCGACTTCATCCGGGACTGCGCCGAGATGGCCGCCCGGTCCTCGCTGGCCCGCGAGGAGAGCCGCTGGGGGCTGTACCACGACCGCGTCGACCACCCCGGGCGGGACGACCGGCGGTGGTTCCGCCACCTCGACCTGCGCCGCACCGCGGACGGCGCGATGGAGTTCCTGACCCGGCCGGTGGCGCCCTACCTCGTCCCGGTGGAGGGCCTGGAGCCGCCCGCCGGGGAGAGTGTCCTGATCGGCGAGGTGCATCCGATCCCGGTCGGCCGGGCCGGCACCGGCGTCGTCGCCGCACCGGCGCAGGCCCCGGCCGCGGCCACGGCCTCGGCCTCGGCCTCGCCGCGGGTGCTCGACCTGCTGCGGCTGGCCGAGGCGCAGCCGTCGCTGGAGGCGCTGGCGCCCTACCTGCACGATGCCGCGGCCGACGTGCGGAGGACGGCCGTCGCGGTGCTGACCGAGAGCGCGCCGGCGGGCACCGGGCCGGCCCTGACGGTCGCGCTCGGCGACCCGGACGAGCGCGTCCGGGCGGCCGCGGTGGCGGGCCTGCGCGAGCTGGTGGAGGTGCTGGACGGCGGTCTGGGCACCGCCCTGGCAGCGCATGCCGGGTCGGCCGACCCGGTGGTGCGGGCCGGGGTCCTGGACCTGTCGCGGGCCCTGCGGACGGGCGGCCCGGAGCTGTACGCGGCCGCGCTGGCCGACCCCGCGGTGCCCGTCCGGCTGCAGGCCGTCCGGGGGCTGGTCGCCCTGGACGACGCGGCTGCGCTGGCGGCCGCCGCCGGCGACGGCGCCCGCGAGGTCCGGGTGGCCGTCGGCGAGGGGCTCGGCACCGTCGGGGACGGCGCCGCCGAGCCCGTCCTGCTCGTCCTGGCGGCCGACCCCGACCCGCTGGTCCGGGCCGCCGCCTACCAGGGCGCGGCGGGCATCGGCTGCCCGCCGGCGCTGGCCGCGCTGGCCGCCGTGCCGGACGAGGCCTGGCAGGTCCGCAAGGCGGCGGCCACCGCCCTGGGTGCGGCGGCCGCCGTGGGCCCGCTGACGGCCCTGCTCGGCGACACCGACGCCGACGTCCGCAAGTCCGCCGTCCGGGCGCTGGCCGCGCACACCGGCGACCCGGTGGCCGGGGCCGCGCTGCGCGAGCGGCTCGCCGACTCGGACGCGGACGTCCGCGCCTACGCCAGGCTGGCGCTGCGGGCGGCGGGCTGA
- the mqnP gene encoding menaquinone biosynthesis prenyltransferase MqnP: protein MTTAAAYEVPPGRIKAFLRLVMIEHSVFALPFAYIAALTAMFLADRRVHWGELLVVTVCMVGLRTFAMAANRIIDREIDARNPRTAGRELVTGAVSLRTAYVGSAVALVVFLGAAALLNPLCLALAPVAVVPMVVYPYGKRFTDFPHAILGLAQAMGPVGAWLAVTGSWSWEAVVLGLAVGVWIGGFDLIFGCQDVAADRAEGVRSVPARFGIPAALYGARACHAVTTALLAWYAVLTDAGPAFWVGLLVVACAFVYEHSIVKPGDLSRLNRAFFTTNGFVGISLFAFALLDLITRGLRI, encoded by the coding sequence GTGACCACGGCCGCCGCATACGAGGTCCCGCCCGGCAGGATCAAGGCGTTCCTGCGCCTGGTCATGATCGAGCACTCGGTCTTCGCCCTGCCCTTCGCGTACATCGCCGCGCTGACCGCGATGTTCCTGGCCGACCGCCGGGTGCACTGGGGCGAACTGCTCGTCGTCACCGTCTGCATGGTCGGCCTGCGGACCTTCGCCATGGCCGCCAACCGGATCATCGACCGCGAGATCGACGCCCGGAACCCCCGCACCGCCGGCCGCGAACTCGTCACCGGCGCCGTCTCGCTGCGCACCGCCTACGTCGGCTCCGCCGTCGCCCTGGTCGTCTTCCTCGGCGCCGCGGCCCTGCTCAACCCGCTCTGCCTGGCGCTCGCCCCGGTCGCCGTCGTGCCGATGGTGGTCTACCCGTACGGCAAGCGGTTCACCGACTTCCCGCACGCCATCCTCGGCCTCGCCCAGGCGATGGGCCCGGTCGGTGCCTGGCTGGCGGTCACCGGCAGCTGGTCGTGGGAGGCGGTCGTGCTGGGCCTGGCCGTCGGCGTCTGGATCGGCGGCTTCGACCTGATCTTCGGCTGCCAGGACGTCGCCGCCGACCGCGCCGAGGGCGTCCGCTCGGTGCCCGCCCGCTTCGGCATCCCCGCCGCGCTGTACGGCGCCCGGGCCTGCCACGCCGTCACCACCGCGCTGCTCGCCTGGTACGCCGTCCTCACCGACGCCGGCCCGGCCTTCTGGGTCGGCCTCCTCGTGGTGGCCTGCGCCTTCGTCTACGAGCACTCCATCGTGAAGCCCGGTGACCTCTCCCGGCTCAACCGGGCGTTCTTCACCACCAACGGCTTCGTGGGCATCTCGCTGTTCGCCTTCGCCCTGCTCGACCTGATCACCCGGGGCCTGCGGATCTGA
- a CDS encoding menaquinone biosynthesis decarboxylase, whose product MAYDDLRSFLRALEREGDLKRIKTEVDPYLEVGEIVDRVQKAKGPALLFENVKGSDMPLAMNVFGTERRLAKALGLKSPDDISEKIAGLLKPELPQGFTGFRDAFGKLASMAHVPPRHVKSGDAPVQEVVLTGDDVDLEKLPALFTWPMDGGSFFNLGLTHTKDPDSGTRNLGLYRLQRHDRRTIGMHWQIHKDSRNHAAVAAKRGERLPVAIAFGCPPAVTYAATAPLPGDIDEYLFAGFVAGERVRMVDCRTVPLQVPADAEVVLEGWLEPGEMLPEGPFGDHTGFYTPQEPFPALTIDCVTMRRRPLLQSIVVGRPPTEDGPLGKFTERFFLPLLKIIIPDIVDYDLPEAGGFHNCVIVSIDKKYPKHAQKVMHAIWGAHMMSLTKLIVVVDADCDVHDYHEVAWRALGNTDYSRDLVVVEGPVDHLDHASYQQFWGGKAGIDATRKLPEEGYTRDGGWPEMVASDPATAALVTKRWKEYGL is encoded by the coding sequence ATGGCATACGACGATCTCCGCTCCTTCCTCCGCGCCCTGGAGCGGGAGGGCGACCTCAAGCGGATCAAGACCGAGGTGGACCCGTATCTGGAGGTCGGGGAGATCGTCGACCGGGTCCAGAAGGCCAAGGGCCCGGCCCTGCTCTTCGAGAACGTCAAGGGCTCCGACATGCCGCTGGCGATGAACGTCTTCGGCACCGAGCGGCGGCTGGCCAAGGCACTCGGCCTGAAGTCGCCCGACGACATCTCCGAGAAGATCGCCGGCCTGCTCAAGCCCGAGCTGCCGCAGGGCTTCACCGGCTTCCGGGACGCCTTCGGCAAGCTCGCCTCCATGGCGCACGTGCCGCCGCGGCACGTGAAGTCCGGCGACGCGCCCGTGCAGGAGGTGGTGCTCACCGGCGACGACGTCGACCTGGAGAAGCTGCCCGCGCTCTTCACCTGGCCGATGGACGGCGGCTCGTTCTTCAACCTGGGCCTCACCCACACCAAGGACCCGGACAGCGGCACCCGCAACCTCGGCCTGTACCGCCTGCAGCGCCACGACAGGCGGACCATCGGCATGCACTGGCAGATCCACAAGGACAGCCGCAACCACGCCGCGGTCGCCGCCAAGCGCGGCGAGCGGCTGCCGGTCGCGATCGCCTTCGGCTGCCCGCCCGCCGTCACCTACGCGGCCACCGCGCCGCTGCCGGGCGACATCGACGAGTACCTGTTCGCGGGCTTCGTGGCCGGCGAGCGGGTGCGGATGGTCGACTGCAGGACCGTCCCGCTGCAGGTCCCGGCCGACGCCGAGGTGGTGCTGGAGGGCTGGCTGGAGCCCGGCGAGATGCTGCCGGAGGGGCCGTTCGGCGACCACACCGGCTTCTACACGCCGCAGGAGCCGTTCCCCGCGCTGACCATCGACTGCGTGACGATGCGCCGCCGGCCGCTGCTCCAGTCGATCGTGGTGGGCCGGCCGCCGACCGAGGACGGGCCGCTGGGCAAGTTCACCGAGCGGTTCTTCCTGCCCCTGCTGAAGATCATCATCCCGGACATCGTCGACTACGACCTGCCCGAGGCCGGCGGCTTCCACAACTGCGTGATCGTCTCGATCGACAAGAAGTACCCGAAGCACGCCCAGAAGGTGATGCACGCCATCTGGGGCGCCCACATGATGTCGCTGACCAAGCTGATCGTCGTGGTGGACGCCGACTGCGACGTGCACGACTACCACGAGGTCGCCTGGCGGGCGCTCGGCAACACCGACTACAGCCGCGACCTGGTCGTCGTCGAGGGCCCGGTCGACCACCTCGACCACGCCTCCTACCAGCAGTTCTGGGGCGGCAAGGCCGGTATCGACGCCACCCGCAAGCTGCCCGAGGAGGGCTACACCCGCGACGGGGGCTGGCCCGAGATGGTCGCCTCCGACCCCGCGACCGCCGCCCTGGTGACCAAGCGCTGGAAGGAGTACGGGCTGTGA
- a CDS encoding PLD nuclease N-terminal domain-containing protein: MLRILPLLLLLALWVWAFIDCLTAPEEEVRHLPKVVWIVIVLLFPLVGSIAWLAAGRRRGGVRRAGAPSSARPGDAFGAGRPAPVFVAPDDNPEFLASLDRSNRQDEDRLRQWEADLRRREEQLRRKDEPGDDPQG; the protein is encoded by the coding sequence GTGCTGCGCATCCTGCCGCTGCTTCTCCTGCTCGCGCTCTGGGTATGGGCGTTCATCGACTGCCTGACCGCCCCGGAGGAGGAGGTCCGCCACCTGCCCAAGGTGGTGTGGATCGTGATCGTGCTGCTCTTCCCGCTGGTGGGCTCGATCGCCTGGCTGGCGGCGGGGCGCCGGCGCGGCGGCGTCCGGCGGGCCGGCGCACCGTCCAGCGCCCGGCCGGGCGACGCCTTCGGTGCGGGCCGTCCGGCGCCGGTCTTCGTCGCCCCGGACGACAACCCGGAGTTCCTCGCGTCCCTCGACCGGTCCAACCGGCAGGACGAGGATCGGCTCCGGCAGTGGGAGGCCGACCTGCGCCGCCGCGAGGAGCAGCTGCGCCGAAAGGACGAGCCCGGGGACGACCCGCAGGGCTGA